In the Malania oleifera isolate guangnan ecotype guangnan chromosome 1, ASM2987363v1, whole genome shotgun sequence genome, one interval contains:
- the LOC131151747 gene encoding uncharacterized protein LOC131151747, with the protein MDDWEDEQIPPLLNKERPRNGWDDEDVDDVKESWEDEDDPAPVPAAAPLAGKTLKKPVTKSSEKKDKAVEVSEVVQLDPVAEKLRQQRLVEEADFKSTTELFGKRGDDKSLHNFIPKSESDFLEYAELISHQLRPYEKSFHYIGLLKAVMRLSITTLKAADAKDIASSITTIANEKLKAEKEANAGKRKTATKKKQLHLDKPDDDLAVSAYDDVDDYDFM; encoded by the exons AGGATGAGCAAATTCCACCTCTTCTCAATAAGGAGCGACCTAGAAATGGATGGGATGATGAAGATGTTGATGATGTGAAGGAATCTTGGGAGGATGAAGATGATCCTGCTCCG GTACCTGCTGCTGCCCCTTTGGCGGGAAAGACCTTAAAAAAACCAGTTACAAAGTCTAGTGAAAAGAAAGATAAAGCAGTTGAAGTGTCAGAGGTAGTGCAGTTAGATCCTGTAGCAGAGAAACTTCGTCAACAACG GCTTGTGGAGGAAGCTGATTTTAAGTCCACTACCGAACTGTTTGGGAAGAGAGGTGATGACAAGTCCCTTCATAACTTCATTCCCAAATCTGAAAGTGACTTCTTAGAGTATGCAGAGCTTATTTCACATCAGCTCCGCCCGTATGAG AAAAGTTTCCATTATATTGGATTACTTAAGGCAGTAATGAGACTGTCAATTACTACTTTGAAAGCAGCAGATGCAAAAGATATTGCTTCTTCCATAACGACAATCGCTAATGAGAAGCTAAAGGCAGAGAAAGAAGCCAATGCTGGTAAAAGGAAGACAG CAACAAAGAAGAAACAGCTCCACCTTGACAAGCCCGACGATGATTTGGCGGTCAGTGCGTATGATGATGTTGATGATTATGATTTTATGTGA